CTGCGCAGTCACATTGTCGTCATGATCAACGGCCGGCCCATCGATCCGCGCCGGGGTTTGGAAGAGCTGCTTCATGACGGAGACGTGGTTGCCGTGTTCCCTTTTTTGGGAGGAGGCTGAGGATCGGCCGGCATTTTTTGACTCCGGATTTTAAATGTGATAAAATAGCACTGGTTGGATTGAATACAACTCAGATGGAGGGAACATGAAAAGAGTCCTGGTGTTTGTGGTTGCCCTTTTGGTTTTTGCCGGTGTGTCCCATGCCGAGCTTCCCTTTACCGTGGAAGGCGCGGCCAACCTGACCATTGGGGAGGGAGAAACCCTGTTCGGAATCAGCGGCGGAGCCCTTTTCGATATCACGGAAAAGATCCGTCTCCGGGCCACGGTGTTGAATCTCAACTTGACGGAAGGAACAGCTCTCTATCTGGGGACCGGAATGAATCTGGATGTCCTCTTCAGCTTCGCGGCCTCCAAATTCGCCCCTTATGCCGTGGGCGGGTTCCATCTGAACACGATGGAAAACTTCACCTCCCTCAAGCTGAACGTCGGTGGAGGTGCGGAGTTCGTCTCCGGGAAAAACCTGACGCCCTTTGTCGAAGCCGTTCTGGGCATCGCTTCGATCAGTTTCGGTGGAATCTCCGATTCTTCGACGTCGGTCGCGATCCGCGGCGGCGTCCGCTTCCGTTGATTCCTGAAGAAAATGCCGATATCCGGGGAGGCTTGAAAAAGCCTCCCCTTTTTTTTATGTCTGCGGCTTCAAGCCCTGGAGCCCGGGTCGGATCGGGCGGACGAATCAGCAGACGGCCGGGTCCGCCGTTTTGAAATTCGGGGGATAGCGTGGACGTCATTTTTCTGATTGCGGCCCTTCTGGTGATGGCGGCCGGCCTGGCCGGAACCATTCTTCCTTTCCTTCCCGGAATCCCGCTGATCTACACGGGCTATGTCATCTATGGTTTGGGAACCGGGTGGCGGGATTACGGGGGAAAAACCATGCTCGTCTGGGGCGCCGTCGTTCTGGTCAGCATCGCCCTGGACTATTACGCGGGGATTCTCGGCGCGAAAAAGTACGGCGCCTCGGCGGCGGGCATCTGGGGGAGTATTCTGGGGGGAGTCCTGGGCCTGGTTTTTCTCGGCTTTATCGGCCTTCTGGCAGGAACGTTCCTCGGCGCCGCCTCGGGGGAATTGTTGTCAGGCAAGAGCTCCCGCAGCGCGTGGCGCGCCGGGTGGGGAACCTTTGTCGGATTTCTGGCCGGAACGCTATTTAAAATCGTTCTCGGCGTCGTGATGATCGGCGCTTTTTTCTGGCGGATAGTGTTTTAACGATGACTCGGGTCAGGCCTTGGCCGTTTCGATTTCCAGTTCCGAGCCGCGCGTGCAATAGTAACCGTTCTTGAGTTCCATGGGGACGTAGATCGGGCAATCCGCGCAAAGGCATCCCT
The DNA window shown above is from Acidobacteriota bacterium and carries:
- a CDS encoding DUF456 domain-containing protein, yielding MDVIFLIAALLVMAAGLAGTILPFLPGIPLIYTGYVIYGLGTGWRDYGGKTMLVWGAVVLVSIALDYYAGILGAKKYGASAAGIWGSILGGVLGLVFLGFIGLLAGTFLGAASGELLSGKSSRSAWRAGWGTFVGFLAGTLFKIVLGVVMIGAFFWRIVF